GGCGGTGCCGACGGGGCTTGTTCGTGACTACTTGGTGCCTGTGATTCCGTTCCCGGTTCCGTCGGAGCCTGGCTGGTCTGCTGTTGCGGTGCGGGATCTGGCTGATTGATGTCCACGCAACCGCAGACAAGGAAAACGCTTAACGGGAAAACGAAAGACCGAACGCTCATAAAACACCTTTACGATTTTCAAAAACGTTTTTTGTGTCGTGGTGAAAATGCTCTCGGAAGCGAATCACAAAGCGATGGAATCTTAAGTTTCCGAATCAATCGACCACGAAATCTTCGCCGCTTGTTCCATCAGTGTGGTCTCACTGAGATCAAAGTGCAACGGCGTCAGAGTTACGAAACCCTTCGAGACTTCGTAATTATCGGTTTCTGGGATCTGAGCATGATTGCGAGCCGGGTCTAAGCCACTCCAGTAGTAGGGACGGCCACGTGGATCAAGACGCTTTTCAATGGTGTCGTCAATGCGTTTGACCCCCATCCGAACGACTTTCACGCCCTTCGGCCCCTCGGGTGTCGTCTTCGGCAGATTTAAGTTCCATAGCGATCCGGTCGGCGGGTCAGTCGCAAGTAGGTCGCGGATCAAATTCCCAGCAATCTTGGCCGCCCTGGGATAGTCAGGGAGCGTCTCCATCGAGAGCGAAACCGCCACCGACGTCACACCGAAAAACGCGCCTTCAATTGCTCCCGCGACGGTTCCGGAATACAGAACATTGATTCCCACGTTCGATCCGGAATTGATTCCACTAACGACCAAATCCGGTGGGTTTTCGCAGAACTCCAGCATGCCGAGCTTCACACAATCCGCTGGGCTCCCGTGGACCGCCCAGCCAAAATGCTCGCCGTCACGTTGCTCCTTGTGAACCATCAATGGATGAAGATACGTAATCGACAAGCCAACTCCACTCTGTTCCAACGCGGGCGCGACGACCGTGACTTCGCCCAGTTCGCACAATGCATCGTGCAAAGCGTGTAGACCCGGAGCATGGATTCCATCATCATTCACAAGTAAGATTTTCATCGAAAGTCCATCGACCTAGAGTGTTCGGCTTGCGAGGTTGTCACAGTAACTCGGGCGAATTTTGGGTTCGGTTGAGAGCCTTTGAACCGCTATTTTCCGCGAATAAACACCGTCAGTGGCAACACGATGTAGCGTAGGGTGTGACCTAGCAGCGAACAAGGGGTTTAAGAACGACGTTGTCGAGGAGACGAATCCATGCCGAGCGGCCGCGTGTTTGTCATCATTCCCGCAGCGGGACACAGCCGTCGAATGGGACAACCCAAACTGCTGTTGCCGATCGGTCAGCAGACGGTGATCGAGCGTTTGTTGAACGCATTGGATTCGTCGCGAGTCACGGAGCGTCTTGTTGTCATGCGAAAAGACGACGTGTATTTGGCAGACGCTGTGAGGGCCGCCAATGCAACGGTCATTCAACCCGATCACGCCCCGCCAGACATGCGGTCGAGTGTCGAAGTTGCCCTCACGGAAATCGCGTGCCGGTTCTCTCCGAACACAAACGATGCGTGGATGCTGACCCCAGCCGACTATCCACTGATCAGTCGCGACACTGTTGAATCATTGCTCGCCACTTGGATGAGTTCCAACGCAAAGATCTTGATTCCCACGCATGAAGGTCGACGAGGTCACCCCGTAATTTTCCGTTGGACACTTGCAGATCACGTGGCAGCAATTCCTGCGGATCAAGGTTTGAACACCTTGGTTCGCGAGTTCGCCTCCGAGGTGGAAGAAGTCGCCGTCAATGATCCGGCGATTCGACTCGATATGGATACCCCCACCGACTACGAACGGCTCCGGCAACTCGCCTTCAAAGATCCGGCGTAGGGGCGGTCGATCGCCGAACCATTCCAAGCCCGTCTAGGTGAAGTCGGGCGGTTGGTCTTCGTCTTCACAATGCGGACAGATGATCTGCCGATTGCAACGTGGGCAGCGGGCCAAGCCTTGTCCATTTCGACGCACCAGCAACACGGCAAGCAACACCGCATTGACTGTGAATGCCAAGAAACACAGCAAGCCCAGAAATACGGTCAATCCTTCTTGCACGGAAGTACACCCGAAGAGTGAACGATGGAATCGGCGATGACCTTAAAGCATTCCTAGTTCGGATGCAATCGTTTCGTGACTGACCGCAGGTATTTGACCATGCTCAGCGTTGATAGATTGGCAAATATCCTCGTTGCAATTGAAGGATGGTGAGGTTGATCGCCGTCACGTAGACCGGTCCGACGTGGCCTTCTTTCCAGGCCCCATCGTGCGATTGTTTACGGATGAGTTCTTGGCTGATCTCTTTGAAGTACTTTGGCCATTCGTCTTTGAAACGGTACATCACCTGGGCGTAGTAGAAGTGCATGTAATGCCAATGGCCACTATACATGTTGCCTTGCCCCGGCCAGACATTTTTCTTGCAGAAGTCCAGCATCAACGCCGCTCGTTCGGATTCGTAATCGCCGAAGTTGAACATGGCAGCGACACCAGCGGCGGTAATCGGCGGACGAGCCCCACCACCGCGAATACTATATTGGACGCCACCCGCTTGCGGACCTTTTTTGATCGTGCACTCCCAAACGTACTCCTTACCCTTATCGATAATTTCTCGCGAGACGGGAATCCCCGCGTCTCGGCAGGCACGCAGTCCTTGGACTTGGGTGATACACGTCGAACCTTCGTCGAAACCATTTCCATCTTTCGCGGAGACGTACCCCCAACCGCCGGCAGTTGTTTGGGCATTCGCACAGAACTCGACAGCTTTCGTCAGCACCTTCCGCAGTTTCTCACGACGCTCGGCGTCTTCCTCCTCACCATAGACCTGCGAGAGAAACAGCATCGAGTAACCATGACCGTAGGTGTAGTGGTAATCGTTCTCGTAACCGATCAATCCGTTCGGGCGAGCGACAGAGACGAGGTAATCCACCGCCGAGCGAATATTCTTATAATACTTTCCGCGGGTCGTGGTTGATCCTTCGCACAGAAACGCATTTCCGGCGAGCGCCGTCATCGCAACGCGGTACTGGTTGCTATTGGCTTCCCAATAGCCCTGCCGACGTTGACGACTGGCGAGCCACTCCAAACCTTTGTTCACTGCCGTTTCGATTTTCGGATCTAACTTTTCGGCAGAAGCTGGAGCGACGAATGTCGAAGACAAAACTACGACGGCCAGCAGTCCAACGGTTCGACGAATTTGCATCGATCGCTCCCTGATTGATCCACAGCATCGACTTCACAGATCGTTTTCCCCAAAAACGGTTGGGGCACCACTATTGAAGACGATTTCGTGTGGTCAAACCAACAGATTGTTTCGCCGGGTTTGGAGAAACCATCCCCTTACCACAACACTACACAGCCCAAGCACATCCGACAAGAGGCGTTTCCCGATGCCACTGACCGGTCCCAAGCGAATGCGTCGTTTTCCGGTCAACAGTCCGAGGAAACCGTGCTCGTCAAGAAATCCCGCAGCATCTCCGCCGGGTAGAGCACAAACGGAAATTCTCGACTTTTCAGAATCTTGTTCGCCGAGAGTTCGGCTTCGGTGGCTTCAATATCGGAAGCAATTCGCTCATTCTGCAATTGCGTCCACTGCTTCAATTTGTCGGAGACGGAACGCAACTCTCGATGACGCTCACGGTTTTCCCGGCGAATCAGTTGTCGATCCGAACCAACCGCGGCTTGGCGGTGATTGTGCTCTTGGATGAGCTGACGTTTGCGAGTGATGAGTTGACCAACTTCGGGGTCCACGGAACCGTCCAGCCAACGCTCGGGGTTCCACTGCAAATCGCGTTGGGTTTCTCGTAACTGTGTCAGTTCGGATTCCGTCACATCGAACGGTTCTCCCAACGGCAGATGAAGCGTGCAGGACAGTGTCATGAACTTGGGTGCGGTGATCCCGAGTAAGCGGGCAATGAGACAATCGGTCACTTCGTCGTATTTCGCGCCGCCAATTCCGTGCACGAAGAGATCGGAAAGACACAAACGAGCAAACAGAGTCGTTGTCAGTGCTCGCGTTCGCAGGCGGATTCCTTGCTTTGGCAGTTCGCGGAGGGCTTCGACGGCACAACACGCATCCATCGAGCGGTCGAGCGGAAACCGAGCGAACTCTGTGTCGCCATCGGACAAAATTGTTTCACGGCCTTCCTGCCGAGCAAACACTCGCGAACGCTGAGCATCTCCGGCACGCCACACCCAAAACGGCGATTCAATCCAATCTCCATTCTGGACGAGATCTGGCACTGGTCGAGTACCGCTACGAACGCGGTTCACTTTGCGGAACTCTTGCAACGCCTGGTTGTGAATCTGTCGAAATCGTTCCGGATCGGCCAACACCCACCCCGTGAACCACAAGAACGGATCCGTCTCACAAACAGTACTCAGCGGCAATTCCAGGTTGCCCGCTCCCCAATTGCGTTCCAGTTGCATTCGAGACGCTGTCAAAACATCTCGGAGGCCCTGGCCAGACCGAATCGGCTCCGTTGGCCAAAACTCGTTGAGAAGTGGATCGACATTCCAAGCATCCATCACCTCAGAGACGCGTTTCAGGAACCGCTGGAAATCGTCCGCATCCGCCAGATGAGCTTCCTCCCACGGACAACTTGGGACATCCTGATCGAATGCAATGTTCGTGACTTCGGGGTGAGACCGCCGCCCCGTCGGCACGCTAATCTCACGTTGTCCAAGCGTGTCATTGTCGATGACAATGTTCAGCCCCAATCCATTCGATCGCTTCGCCCATTCCGAAACTGCAAAATTCTTGATCCAAACACCGGGGTGGTACAGCTCCGGTTGATGTCCCGTCGCGAACAGCAGGGCGGAATCGTTGAAGTCATCACAAGCACGGCCCGTGAGTTTCTCCGTATAGTCGCGAGCCGATTTGAGAATCTCACGGCGAGACCATTCCCGCAATTGTCGCAACGTGCGTCCTTGGAGAGAAATCCGGGTGGAATCGAGTGCTTTCTGATTTGCCTCGGCCAAGAACAACGCCTCGGATAACGCCGGCTGCGCAAACACGGTGCGATTGTCCCTTGGGACACGCAAGCTTTGTGGAACCAAGGTCGAATCGGACATCGAAGCTGGATCAGCAGCCGAGGCGGAACAATTCACGGAGGCGGGACTTTCAACAGCGGTTTTCGGGGCAGGCAGCCGAGACGCAGGCGTTATGGAGCATCTGGAACCGCACCACATGGTTGCGGAGCGGCCAACTCCCGACTGAGCACACTTTGATAGTATGCCATCCGACGCTGGGCGTCGTCCAACGATCCGCCAAAAGATCGTTCTTCATCGAGATAAATCAACGGAACAGGAAACTCGACAATCCGCATTCCCGCCGCAACCGCTTGAACCCAAACCTGCAACGGCATCGCGTAGCCGTAGTCCGTGACATCCAAACAATTCAGAGTATCCACACGATACGCTTTGAAACCGCAAAACGCGTCCGTCAGATTCAAACCCAGACGTCGGTTGAGTTCTCGGGTGATTTGTAGGTTGATGTAACGACGTTCTTCCGGCGGAGTGCTATCGCCTTCAAATGATGTCAAGTAACGGCTACCGGAAACGATATCGTTCGGTTGATCGAGATTGGGGTCAAACACCTGCCGGGCGATTTCCGGAATCAACTTGGGCTCGTGCTGACCGTCACAATCAATCGTGACGAGCACATCGAATCGATGATCCAGGGCATATTGAAATGCCGTATTCAACGCGGCTCCGTAGCCACTGTTCTCTTCATGCCGGACAACCGCCAGCACATCCTCACCCCACTCCACTTGCAATTGCCGAAGAATTTCTGGCGTGGCGTCGGACGATCCATCATCAATGACCACCATCCGGTCGGCATACCGACGCACCTCCGCGAGCACGTCAGCGACATGATCAGCTTCGTTGTAGACAGGCAGGGCAGTGAGAATGGAAATCATCAGGGCCTCAATGTTGGCATAACTTCGTTCGATCAGCAACGGCCTATTCTAGAGCGTGTGGGATTCGGGTCAACTTGACCGCGACCATCCGAAGATCAACTCCGCCCAACGTAAAGCAGCGGGTCCAGTTTCGGAAAGCAATTTGTTTTTTTGGCGGACGCCAGAAGTGTTCTGCCTATAAGTTCACAGGTCGCCCAGCGGAGGGCTGACACACACGAACCTCAAAACGACATGATTGGAGCCCCAATGACAAACGAAACCCAAAACTGGCCGGATCTCGCCATTGGATTGTACGAACGATTGACCGGACATAACGCCGAGATCACATACGAGTTCGACAACTTCGACCTCTGTGTTCCCAGTGCCGCCAACGAAAACGCCGACGCACCCCAAGCCAAGTGGCGATTTAATGGTGCTCTGAAAATCCGAACCCGTAACGTCGGAGTCGGCGAAAATGCCAACTGAACCGGACACTTCGGTCTACCGGCCAGTCGATGTTGAAGGTGAAATCAGTCTTCAACATGGATCGGACACATTGACGATCGTCGGTCATGGGCCGACGATCGTTGTTCGAGCCAACAGCCTTGGTGTCGCCATCCAACCGATTTCTTGGTTGAAACGACAGCAACCAGGACTTCGCGTTCCGCTGAGACAAATCGGCAGCGTATTGAACACGATGGGTCTAACGATCGAACTCCGCGTCGGCGAAAAACTGCACGCTCGTTTGGGAGCCGACGCACATAGCTCACTTCTGTCATGGTTCGGATTCCGGAACGTTGAATGCCACACGTTTCAGATCGCACGGCGGTTCTGGCAGGGACATTTCTGACATCGAATGAAACCAAGGATGGGACATCGAACATCGGTCTGAATTTGACCAATGGTCAGAATCGAATCACACCGAAGTCCGTAGCAAATCCTCAAATGTTCCTTGAAACATCTCGCAAGTCCCTACTGCAAAGCAGGTTGAGGTGCAAGACGCTCGGGAATTCCAAATTATTCCGGTGGACTGGCAAGGCATTTGCCTTCCCGTGCAATCACGTATGAGACACCTGGATTCCACCTCTACCCGAGAGACTCGATGACCAACCTTCGCGCGACACTCCACCAAGAGTTTGGGTACGACCGTTTTCGTCCGGGTCAACTCGCTGCGTGCAAATCTGCAGTAGCCGGTCAGGATACGATTGTCCTCATGCCGACCGGCTCCGGAAAAAGTCTCTGCTATCAACTGCCGGGACACGAGTTGCCGGGAGTCACGGTGATCGTGAATCCACTCATCTCGCTCGCGGAAGACCAGGCGCGACATCTCCGAGACCTCGAACTCTCAGCGGTGGTCTTGAACAGCTCGCGGACCAAAAAGCAGATTCGTGAAGCTGAAGAGCAGCTACGGAATGGTGAAGTCGAATTTTTGTTCACAACTCCCGAACGACTCCAGAACACCGGACTTTGTGAGACGATCGCAAAAATCGGTGTTGATATCTTTGTCATCGATGAAGCCCACTGCGTTTGCCAGTGGGGCCACGACTTTCGCCCCGACTACTTAAGCTTGGGACACGTTCGGAAGCGACTTGGCAATCCTCCGGTGCTCGCCATGACCGCAACGGCCACTCCTCGCATGATTGAGGAAATCAAGACGATCTTGAAGCTCAGCGATCCCAAGATTGTTTCGACCGGAGTGTTTCGCGAGAACATCGAGTTGCGAGTGGAACGCCGAACTGGTGACTCAATCAAGAAAGACCGACTTCGAGAGTTACTGACAGATCAGCACGGTCTTCATTGCGGCAAACCGGCCATCGTTTATTCGGCAACGACGAAGGGTGTCGATGAAATTGCAGACTTCCTTCAAGGCATGGGCCTAAATACGTTTCGGTATCACGGACGAATGCGAAAAAAGGATCGGTTTGAGAACCAACACGATTTCCTCAACCATGAATCCGGCGTTATGGTCGCGACAAACGCATTCGGTCTAGGCATCGACATGCCGAACATTCGCCAAGTGATTCACTATCACCTTCCCGGTTCCATTGAGTCTTATTACCAAGAAGTGGGACGTGCAGGTCGCGATGGTGAGCCAGCACTCTGCACATTGCTATACGACCCCGACGATTTGAGCATCCAGAAGTTATTCGCCAGCGGGGGCTCGGACTCTTGTCAACTCGCGAGCGGACATCACACACTTGTCTTGGGTTTAAAGAACACGAATAGCTTCCCCGATGGCAGTGTGCGAATCAAAGATCTCGTCGATATTAGTCCGTATGGGCGAACAGCTTTGAAACGCTGTTTTCATCAACTCGCGGCCCACGGTGTGGTTGCACCGGCAGGGCGAGGGAAGTGGCGGTGTGTGCTTCCGGAAGTTCGGCACACTCTGTTCGATCACATTGCAAGAGCTGGGGAAGAAAGGATCGAACGGGCAAAATGGAGTGTCAAAGACATGCAAGAGTTTGCGGAATCGAACGATTGTCGTTGGTCGAGAATTCTACGAACGTTCAATTCCACAGAAGATACGGTTTCCACTGAATCGTGTTGTGACCGCTGTAATCCTATCGAAGCCGGACTAGACAATCGGCCAGTTGCACTGTCATCCTAAGTCACGACCAGCGCATGTTGAGTTGATATATAGCGTCAGCTGCTCCACTAAAACTAGACAGGCGCTAACGAAACTCAGGCTCAGCCTAGTTCTTCACGTGGTCTGGGAGAGAACCAAGTGCCGCTTCGAGCTCGGCTCGCGACCGGAAATAGTCGGCTCGTGCAGCGACGACTCCCGCACGGGCGTCGGCTGTGGCTTGTTCGCGAATGTTGACGAGAATGATTGTGCTCTCGCCTTCCCGGAAGCGATCTTCTTCCGCGGTCTGGAGTTCTTCCGCGAGTTCTAGGTTCGTTTGTGATTGCTCGATCAACGCAAGATCTGCTTGGAGCGACACAAGTGCCATTTGTACTTGCGTGGCGATCTTGTTTCGCGTGAACTCTTCTTTAGCCCGAACTTGTGCGATTTTCGCTTCGAGCGAAGTTTGCTTACCAAGTGCTTTGCGTCGTTGGAGCGGAACACTCAACAAAAGTTGTGTATCGAGTTCGAGTGGTTGCTTGTTCTCTTTCCCCTTATCCTTCCGAGGATCACCCACGTCTTGCGAGACACTGGTGTACCAGTCTAGTTCCGGCAACGCCATGTTTCGCGCTTGGTTCAACTCGACGTCCAAACTTTGTTGTTTCAGGATGAGCGAAGCTAATTCCGGACGTTGAGCCCATGCGGTCTGAATTAATTCATGCCCCAACGAAGGGTCGATGGACTCGACAGCTGGGAAGTCCTTTGGCAATGCAGATTCACTAGGTAGGATTGGTTCCCCCTGTGGAGTTCGCAAGAACAATGAGAGTTTGACAGCGGCCAATTGGTACTTCTGTTGAGCAGCAATCAATTTTGAGCGACGTGATGCAATCAACCGTTGATTGTCCGTCATGGTGATCTCTGCCAAGTCACCTTCATCGACTCGTTCCTGAATCGCCACTTTTCTTTCGTTGGCAAGATCCAACAGCCCCCTCGCGATTCGCACACCTTGTCCAGCCGCGACCCAATCCCAATAGGCAACGGATCCGGCAAGGAGATAGTCGATCAGCTCGGCTTGGATCATCGGCTGCGCGGCCGCTTGTTCGATGTTTGCCACGCCGAGATTTGCACGACGCTCGTCGATGATTTTGTCTTGCATTAGCGGCAAGTTGATCGTCGCTTTGAATTCACCACCTTCGTCTGTCTCACGACCTTTGTACCAAGGCTTGAAGAAGCCTCGGCCGATCCGGTAGCCCGCGAAAACATCCATCCCGTTATAAAGCGGTTGTTCAAACCCAACGTAATGGCGGTAGGTTTCATAAAATCCAAGCGGGGCTTCCAACGCGCCGGCCTTGGCTTTCGTATCGAATGAACCACTCGCCGAGATCACGTTACCGTAGGCGATCCATTGCTCTTGTCGAGCAGCCTCAAGAAGTGGATACGCCCGCACGATGGAGTTCAACACCTCGTCGAGCGACAACGGCTGACCGGCTGTTTGGTCTGCGGAATCATTAGGAGATTCTTCCGGCCCCAACAATTCCGGTAACGGTGCAGTGACTGTCGGTTCGCTTTCGTCCGCTGGTTCTTCGAACGCCGCAAGTTCAACCGATGCGTGTGGCTTTTGCGGTGAACCCGCGTCTTGAGGCAGTTCCGATACCGTACCACGGTGTCCCAGCCGAGCATTGCTGACAGCACGATCGCTCAGCTCTACTGACGTACAACCGCCCCAAGAAAGCGAAAGTACGCATGCCCATGCGAACACTTTTTTGCGTACCATCGGATATCTCATGCAAGTCATGACGGAATACGAATACTAGTTCTCTGATCGTCATAACCGGAAATGCTTCTCCAGATGTTATCAGCGATGTCGCATCGAAATTGAAATCTTTGCGTGGGTGACGTATCGGGATACAGCCAGGTTGATAGCGAGAAACGAAAACAGGGCTTACGACTTCAATAGTCGTAAGCCCTGTGAGAGTCGTGGATTTCCGCAAGTCCGGCTATTTGCCGACCTTGACGGGAATCTTCTTGGGCTTGTCCTCACTACCGCTTTTCACGCTTTGGGGGAAGCCGTTCAACTGACGCCAGACCTCATAGCCGAGAGCCACACGGTCAAGCAGAATCCACCCGTTCGCTCGAACACCTTGGCGAAGGTAACGATCATCTGGCCACTCCTGATCTTCTGAGTCCGCCAACACGATGACTCGAAATCGGCCTTTGTTGTCGTCGGTATTGTCGACAGACGCGACTGTTCCGCCAAAGGTCCCAACAGCAACCGAGGGCCACCCCGTAAATTGAACAGCCGGCCAGCCTTCGAATTGCAGTCGCACATGCCGACCCGCTTCCACTAGCGGGGCATCATTGCCATCGACCCAAATTTGCACCGCCCGCTCACCGCCTCTTGGGACGAGTGTACAGAGTTTATCGCCTTCCTTGAGGATCTTTCCTTCCGTCGCCACCAAGTCTTGGATGTACCCCGACCGTGGCGCGGTGACAATTTGATTCTGTTGTCGATTCACTGAGATTTGCGCCTTCGCTAACTCCTGCTTCGCCTTGCTAAGTTCGCTTTGGCTTTTTGCAATCTTGCTCTGCGATTGAGCGACCTTTGCGTTCACGTCTTGAAGCTTTGAATCGGCAGCGGCGATTTCTGCATCCCATTTTTGAGACTTCGATTCCCGCTCTTTCTTTTTGCCTTCGACTTCCTTCTGACTGGCCTCTAACTGTGACTCTGCCACGCCCAATGTTGCGACGGCCCCGAGATACTTGGCTTCGACTTCCTGAAACTTCAGTTTTGACGTCAAACCTTTTTCGGAGAGACGTTTCTGTCGACCGTAGTCGATCTCAAGTTGGCTTTTCTCCGCTTCGGCTTTGCGGACTTTTTCGCGAGCCGCAACCACCTTTTGTTCCGCCGCCGATATCAAGGCGTCTGTGGCGGCTAAGTCAGCATCACGCGCGGATCGATATGCCTCGACCATGCCTTCTTGAATCGGGATGATTGCTCGGTTCGTACGGAGATTCGACTGTTCCGCCTCTAACTGCTGTTCCAACGCATCAACCTGACTTTGGGAAAGGTCACGTTGTTGGACAAGCGTCGTGAGATAGTCGGGGTCAAGGTCCTGGATCTCCAAGATGACCTGGCCTTCCTCAACGAAAGCGTTTTCGTAGATGCCCTCGCCCCAACGCGTGACTCGCCCTTTCGCGGGTGCTTCGAGGATTTGCTGCCGATCGAGCGGTGCGTATGCAATCACGTTGCCGCTCCCGCTGACAGATTGCTGCCAGGGCGCGAACAGGAGCAGGATAATCGTGATGAACATAAGTGCGATCAGCAACCGCGCGATCCGACGGGCCAACCGCGACGACCGCGCCAACCGCAACGCAGGCAGTGCCTGATCGCAATAGGTGGTTTCGGTCATCACCATCGTCGATTGTGTTCGTTCATCGAGCATATCGTGACTGGCTTCGTGTAAAGGTCAAATTGAGTGCGAAATTGGCCATCACACACGCGACTGACAACAGCCGCCATGGTGCGACCGGCTAATCGTGTTTCGGCTCTTCGAGGTAAGTCACGTTCTGACAGCGGTCGGCAATTTCACGGCGTGCGGTCAGGATGATTAAGGTCCACGGGAGTGTCTTCTGAGAGAGCCGTTCGAAGAATTGCTCGATCTCTTTGGACGAAAGTGTGTCGAGAATCCCATCAATTACCAATAGTTTCGGACGTCCGGCGATGGCACGGGCCAACGCCAACAGACATGACTGGCGTTGCGTCAATGGCAAACCATTAGGCGTTAGTTTGGTCTCAAGGCTGTCGGGCAGGCTGAGGACTTCTTCATAAATCCCCACCAGCCGCAACGCATCTTTGACATCCGTCGTCGTCACACCGGTACGTTCCAAATGCACGTTCTCGGTGACGGGGCCCGTGAAGATTTCCGGGTCCCTTACCAACGCGACGTGATGTCGAAAAACATCCGGGCGGATATCTCGTGGGTTGAAACCATCGATTTCCAACCGACCACTAGTCGCGGCTCGAAGTCCGAATAGGAGGTCGCCGAGGGTCGATTTCCCCGAACCCCGCTCCCCGAAAATGGCCATCGACTCTCCAGGACGGACGTCCGCACTGAAGGGTTTGAGTCCACGACCGGTCGAGGCATATTTATGAGAAACGTCAGAGAAATGCACGGATGCCAGTTGAGAATGCGGAATCAACAGTAAACCATCGCGACGTTCGAGCGGCAGATCGAGCAAGATTCCAATTTTGTCGACGGCCGCCAACAGGTCGTAAAACGATTCCAGGTGTTTCCCTAATTTTGCGAAGGCACCGACAATCACGGCCACAATCAATTCCGCGGCCACCAACTGCCCCAGCGTGAGTTGGCCTTGAATCACCAGCCAACCGCCCAATCCAAGCAACGCGGTGCTGGTGATGGCCTGAAGCGTGAGCGCGAATGCGATTTGTCGGAACAGCACCTTAAAGTGTTTGCGTCGATCCTCAAGGTATTCCGAAACGAGCAAGTCCGACCGTTCGATGGCGAACTGCCGTCCACCGCCATAACGGAACGTATGACGACAACTCACCACGGACTCAAACCACTCGGCAATGTAGTATTTCCGCTTCGACTCTTTCACCGCACTTTTGACGGCTCCGCGTCCCAGACCAAACACGATGACACCGATCATCGCCAGCAATACGACGTCAAAGCCGAGCAACCACGGGTGATAAAAGGCCAGCACGGCCATCCCGACGAATGTTCCCAGCACGATCACCACAGCATCGAGCAGCAGACCTGCGACTGCCTTCTGCACGGTGACAACATCGAAAAATCGGTTCACCAATTCTGGCCCGTCATGGTCGTCGAACGCGGAGACTTGCACGCGTGGAAGTCTCCGAGCCAGTTCACCGGCAATCCGCACAAACAATCGCCGCTGAATGATTTCGACCACGAACGTCTGTAGCACACGAATGGCGGCTGAAAACGCCAGAAACGCGAACAGCATCAGTGCCAAAACGAGAACCGGCTGTAAGAACCGACCGAAGGCGACCGTGTTGACCAACGCTTCCACCGCCACCGGAGTTGCGAGGGTCAGCAGACCGACAATCATTGCGAAGACCAGCACCACCCAAATATCGGGCCATTCCGG
This portion of the Thalassoroseus pseudoceratinae genome encodes:
- a CDS encoding peptidase domain-containing ABC transporter codes for the protein MDTQRDLQGRNEQEVCARQSTPCVEILTRLLESQKRTMDRAAVRRAVSEAITAWPGDVSTTWWRWLVEAARSLDMELTVLDVEPLEMTNLVLNRECVATYLPQQEAPWLIAQLKRRRVDTVRFTEKTVVSPKRELLSAKQFERTIRHSDHPSSVRCVVSDPVKPVQHPEHAGLSPLDRLVQLVRPEWPDIWVVLVFAMIVGLLTLATPVAVEALVNTVAFGRFLQPVLVLALMLFAFLAFSAAIRVLQTFVVEIIQRRLFVRIAGELARRLPRVQVSAFDDHDGPELVNRFFDVVTVQKAVAGLLLDAVVIVLGTFVGMAVLAFYHPWLLGFDVVLLAMIGVIVFGLGRGAVKSAVKESKRKYYIAEWFESVVSCRHTFRYGGGRQFAIERSDLLVSEYLEDRRKHFKVLFRQIAFALTLQAITSTALLGLGGWLVIQGQLTLGQLVAAELIVAVIVGAFAKLGKHLESFYDLLAAVDKIGILLDLPLERRDGLLLIPHSQLASVHFSDVSHKYASTGRGLKPFSADVRPGESMAIFGERGSGKSTLGDLLFGLRAATSGRLEIDGFNPRDIRPDVFRHHVALVRDPEIFTGPVTENVHLERTGVTTTDVKDALRLVGIYEEVLSLPDSLETKLTPNGLPLTQRQSCLLALARAIAGRPKLLVIDGILDTLSSKEIEQFFERLSQKTLPWTLIILTARREIADRCQNVTYLEEPKHD
- a CDS encoding HlyD family secretion protein; protein product: MLDERTQSTMVMTETTYCDQALPALRLARSSRLARRIARLLIALMFITIILLLFAPWQQSVSGSGNVIAYAPLDRQQILEAPAKGRVTRWGEGIYENAFVEEGQVILEIQDLDPDYLTTLVQQRDLSQSQVDALEQQLEAEQSNLRTNRAIIPIQEGMVEAYRSARDADLAATDALISAAEQKVVAAREKVRKAEAEKSQLEIDYGRQKRLSEKGLTSKLKFQEVEAKYLGAVATLGVAESQLEASQKEVEGKKKERESKSQKWDAEIAAADSKLQDVNAKVAQSQSKIAKSQSELSKAKQELAKAQISVNRQQNQIVTAPRSGYIQDLVATEGKILKEGDKLCTLVPRGGERAVQIWVDGNDAPLVEAGRHVRLQFEGWPAVQFTGWPSVAVGTFGGTVASVDNTDDNKGRFRVIVLADSEDQEWPDDRYLRQGVRANGWILLDRVALGYEVWRQLNGFPQSVKSGSEDKPKKIPVKVGK